GATGCTCGGGTTAAGTAAAGGCTCGGTGGTAAAGTCGCTCAATGTGCTTATCCATCTCGGCGAGGTTGATATTGCGTTCCAGGGAGGAATCAACCGACCAGTATATAGGTGGAAGGGATGAGGGCGGCTATATATGTTCGGGTGAGCACAAGCAAGCAGGATGCAGACAACCAACTGCTGCAGCTGCGGCCCTATTGCGAGCGCAGCGGCTATGAGGTAGTATGTGAGCATAGCGATGTAATGAGCGGCAAAGAGACGAGCCGGCCGGCCTACGATCGGCTCTTCCAGGAAGCGCACCAGCACCTCTTCGATGTGGTGGTATTTTGGGCATTGGATAGATTCAGCCGCGCCGGCACGCTCTACACGCTCCAAAAACTCAAGGAGCTTGAGAATCTCGGCATAGAGTGGGATAGTTACCAAGAACCATACCTCCGCAGCGCAGGGCAGTTTAAAGACGTGGTGCTGGCAGTGATAGCCACCGTGGCAAGAATGGAGCGCGAGCGGCTCAGCGAGCGCACCAAGGCCGGCATCAACAAGCCCGGGGTGCGTGAGCGGGTTGGCAAGCGCGGGAAGGACAAGAGACCCAGGAGCAGGGCAGGGTACTTTAAGCCAAAAAAAGGGTATCTAAAAAAGAGCCCCTCTCCTACGAGTGAAATCCCTGCAGGAATCCTCTGAGAAAAAACGGGCGTTTTTTTAGAAAGATTAATATACTACCTTTAATTCCTTTTTAGTAGCTAATTTTAGGGTTTGATTTGATGGAAGAATCGCTTACAGCTCTACGGTTCAGAAAGCTCAAGGAGGCATTTCTCTATGTCACCCTCGGAAGAAAGACCTTTTCCGAAAAGAAGAAATATTCTCTCACAGACTTATTCTTCCCTTTTTGGCCTTTAAGATTAATCAGGCTTTGTGTAGTAAGTGACTCCTGTGTATAAAGTCCGAAAAGTGTGTAAAAAGTAGGCAGATTCACTTAAATATGATTTTTGGAGCTTCCAATATTTGAGTTATTGCCTCTATTTCCTGGGCTCTTGCATGCTTGGCTTTTTCAATGTTCAGCATAATTGCCTTTGTGATTTTATCTTTGTCCTTTGGAATTGGAATGATAAGATTTTCTTTCAGGTATTCATCATTAAGCTCTCGTTGAGTATAACCACTACACAGATGAAAGAATTGCTTTTGAATGATGTCTGAACGGAATATTGCCCACAAAAGAGAAGCCTCTGCATAATCTTGTGGTCTAATACCATAAAATCCGTTGCTTGCAAGCTGATTGTCCAATTCTTTTGGTATGATAACTACCTTTTTTAATGACCTAAAAGGTTTAGAGAACAATACATCATTCTCCCGAATGGGAAGTTTAGCTCTTGCCGCAAGTTCCTTTCTCGTTCCCATCTCCCAACCATCTGGGACTATGAACCCTCTCTCCTTATCAATGGCACTTATTTCTATATACTTATATTCCCTATCGTCCTCTACATCATCTTCGCTAGTAACGGGGATTTGTATTCTTGAATAATCAGCTAGTTTTTTAAGAATACATGTGCCCTTTCGTTCTCTTTCGTTAAGCGTTTTGAGAAGGCGATTATATGACGGCTGGTGAAAGAATACATCAATCCTGTCAGTCAGTCTTTCAGGACTAATCAGAAATAAATGGTCGTTCTCGTATTCTCTGATGGGCTTTTCTCCTCCGAGGAATAACTTACCTTCCCGTTCATATCTTTCATATTCTTTCAGCACTATATCAAAATCATCTGTGCTTTCTTCCTTACCTGAAACATTATGACCTACATTGTCAATAACCCTAGCAAACACGCATGGTTGTTCTTGTTGCTCACTCTTACGCTTTTCCAAATAGAGTATAGAAGTGATACCTCCCGCCTCTTGATTGACGAACATGTGAGTTGGCAGTTGAAATACAGCTTTAATGAGGTAATTACGCCTAATGAAATCCCGATATTCTTTGTGACTAAAAGTGTTCAACACGCTGTTATCAAGAACAATTAGAAGCTTTCCACCCTCTTCGAGCAAGTCAGCATACCTAGCAATGAAAAGCACATTGGACTTCACGCTTGCTTTAAGTTTTTGAGTTCCTGCCTCGAATGTAAGATTTTCCTTTTCATTTGTGCTGCCATACTGTTCAAGAATTGCTTTTTCTCCCTTCTCCTTTTTCCGATAAGACATACTGAATGGTGGGTTTGAAAGAACAACCTTGAACTTCCTATTTTTTGTAACGATTATGTTCTTGAGCTCCTCAATTTCTCTCTTGAGTTCGGGTTTAGTGCCAGACCTTATAGTAATTTCTTTATCAAGTGAATCCGAGCAATATATTCTACTACCCCCATCCCCATGAACATACATGTTCATACGAGCAATGCGAGAGATTTTGGGGTTGGCTTCAATTCCAAAAATTGCTTCGGTCTGTATGGCTTCAAGTGCTTCCTTCTTATATGGTTTTAAAGCAGGATTATCCTGCACTTTATCAAGCAAGTCAGCCATCGCATCAATCAGAAAACCGCCACTGCCACAGCAAGCGTCCATCACGGAATCAATTTCAATCTCACCATTAACTCTCCTAATCCTTAAATTGGCGAGTTTGGTCATGAATTTAACTGCTTTTCTTGGTGTAAAATACTGTCCGAGTTCCCTTCCTCTAATTGTTGCGTTAAGAAATGTCTCAAACATACGCCCATTTAGGTCTTCGTCAATACTATATAGGTCATAGTTTTGTAGCACCTTCACAACTTCAGCAATGGTCTCTGTATGCAGGTCAATACCTTCGTTTGGGGTGAAAATTGGTTTTTTCTTGTTTTTCTCAATTTGTTCCTGAAGTATTTTTTGTAACTCTGCGAAAAGTATGCTACTTAACGGGTTTTCCGTCTCGGTTTCTCTCTCTTCAAGCCAGTCCATTGAGAATTTGAAATCATTGCGTTTTGGTTCCCGTCCAGCATCAATAATTGCCCGTATTCTTTTGTCTTCATTAAGTTTCACAAAGATGATTTTTGAAAATTCATAAAATGCATCAGTTGGGCTAATCTTTTCCTTTTTCCAAATGATTTGGTGGCATTTGTTAAAAGCGTTCTTGACTTCCTCCACTGTTGGTTTTGAGAAGAAAGTAGCAAGGGCAATTTCATTCTTTCCTGTCTGCTCTTTTATATTCTCAAAACTAATTAATTCATAGAGCTTTTTATATTTAACATTGTCAGGAGAGAAGTCTTCAAACTTCATGTTAAGGATTGATTCTTCCTCATCCCATTTATAGAGTTTGAAAGTCCCGCCATTCATGAGTATGGTAAACCTTACAGGATTTTCACCTCTGAACTGCTTGTTCAATGCCAACGCATATCCTGATACTTGATATGTGAAATTATCAATAATCTCATCAGGATGTTTGGCATCCACAACTATTTTGGGTTTGCGTTCACAGAAGCAAACATAATCAGGTTTGTAGTTTTCTTTATGCGACCCCTTACTTACAACCAATTCTGACAGGGATTTCTTTGTCTTAATATTCTTGTCTTCATATCCCAGCTTTTGCAGTAATCGTATTGTGAAGAACTGTTCAACATCACTCTCATTTTTTAATGTTGATTTGTCGCAGAACATATTTGTAGTCATGCTTAACTCACCTCCTGATAGTTGAACTTATAGTATTTTCTTTTCCCTTGCTTGTAGAGGATGACAACATTTTTTACCATCAATTTTGGTATGTGTTTTTTGACTGTTACCCAACTCACTCCTGCTAATTTGGATATTTCCATCATACTCATTGGGCGATGTTCCTGATACATGGCTTTTAAGATGAGTTTCTGGGTTTTTGTCCATTTCTTTTTCATTCTTTCATCCTACCTATCAAAGCGAACTTATCGCCTTCTCTGATGGCTCTGAACTCAAATTCTTCGCCACCTTTGAGGTTAAACATCCTGACGAATTTTTTGGGTATTCTGATGGAGTATTGGGTTTTGTCGTAGATTATCGTCATTACTTTCGGCGGTAATTCCTTTTCTTCTTTCAAAAACTCCTTCAATTCGTCTTTTTCGTCCTTCTTTAACGTCATTATATGAATAAGTATAGTCCTACTAATATTTAAGCATTGTTGTTGTTTACGATATAGTTTAATAAAAATAGTCCGAAAAATAGTAACATTTATATAGTTAGGCGTATTATCTATTATTAGTCCGATAAACTATAAAGGAGATACAAAAATGGAACAAGAACAAATCCAAGCAAGGAAACAAAGGGGCTTACAATTAGCCCAAACAACAACAATCAACCGCACACCAAGAGGGTGGTGGAAAGTGCCGAGCCAAAGTGGGCGTGGCTACTACTATGTTAAGAGCAACGGAGCAGAAACAAAATGTTCATGCCCCGACCATGAATTGAGAAACTGCAAGTGTAAGCACATTTGGGCAGTTGAATACATCGTAACGAGAGAGATAGACAACGCAGGAAACACAATCGTCAGAGCAGTCAGGCGAACTTATAGTCAGGACTGGAGAAGTTACGATATGGCGACTATAAACCAAAAGGCTCTTTTAATGAAGTTTTTAGGAGATATAACCAACCAGATACCTAATCAAGAGTATAAGTTTGGCAGACCGCAGTTGCCTGTGGGCGACATGGTTTACAACAGCGTGATGAAAGTGTTTACAACCTTTTCTTTGAGGCGGTTTATGAGTGATATGGCGATAGCACAGGAGAAGGGATATATCAAAACCAAGCCCTGCTACGCTTCTGTGGGACATTTCTTGCAGAGGGAGGACATCACACCAATACTACAAAGGATAGTTACGCTTACAAGCCTACCCTTGAAGTCGGTGGAAACTACTTTTAGTGTGGACAGCACAGGCTTCGGGACTTCGGTGTTTCAGCGATGGTTCAGTTTCAGGCATCAGAGGGAAATCAGTAGTAGGAAATGGGTAAAGTGCCATTTTATCAACGGAACAAAGACCAACATAGTTACAGGAGTTAAGATAACCACAGAGTTTGACAACGACTGTCCTGAACTGCCTGAACTTGTGAGAGCCACAGCACAGCATTTTGAGATGGATGAGGTTAGTGCTGATAAAGCGTATTTGAGCCAAGAGAATATGGAGCAGATAGCCGAGCAGGGTGCAACACCTTTCATTCCGTTTAAAAGCAACAGCAAGGCGAGAAACAATGGAGCAGTATGGAAGCGTATGTATCATTTCTTTATGCTGAACAACGAGGAGTTTTTACAGCACTACCATAGGAGAAGCAACGCTGAAACCACAGTAAATATGATTAAAAGCAAGTTTGGGGATAGTGTAAGAAGCAAGGAATGGACAGCACAGGTCAATGAAGTCCTGTGTAAAATCATCTGCCATAACATCTGTGTAGTGATACAGGAAATGCACGAACTCGGTATTGAACCGCTATTCTGTGTAGAAAGTCAAGCATCTGTGTAATAAGTCAGGGCTTTTCCCTACTTCTTACACAAAGCCCCAATCGGCACTCAAATTGTTAATTGCAAATTTTTATAAAAGAAACGGGTTTAGAAGATTGGATGACAGACAAGTTTGAAAAAGAGGTTCTCGTGGTTCCCAGGGCAAAGCTTTTTTTGGAAGATGAATTCACCGGATTCAGAGAGATGAAAGGCGCAGAATATCTAAAGCGCATAAAAAACTCGTTTGAATTCATAAAAAGGGGGCTCGCTGAAACAAACCCTTCATACAAGCAGATAATCCCATATGCAGTGATAGCCAACAAGAAAAAGGGAAAGGCATATCTCTATACACGGGGCGCGGGAAAGGGGTATTCTGAAAAGAGATTATATTCAAAGGGCTCAATGGGCGTAGGAGGGCATATAGAGCACGAGGACTGCAACGAAGGGGAAAAGGGATTCCTGGAAAAGGCAATGCTCAGGGAAATCTCAGAGGAAATCTCAATAAAAGGAAAAATGGAATACAAGCTCTTCGGATTCATAAACTTTGAGAACACAGAAGTAAGCAGGGTGCATTTCGGCGTTGTTTACCTTGTTGAAACCGATGCAGAAGAGGTATCCTTCAACAACGAAGAGATAGCATCTGGAAAAATGATTTCAGGAGAAGAGCTGGAAAAAGCAGCAGGAGAGATGGAGCTTGAGGAATGGACAGAGATTCTCATTGCCCCGATAAAGAAATACCTTGCTGAAAAAGTTCAGGCCAGAAAGAAAGAAAAAGGAATCAAGGAACTTAGTAGGAAATAATATGCAATGACAATATCATCTGCCTGTATTTAAGAGAAACTAATTATTGTTTTTTATAGTTAATATAAGTTAATATAGGTTAATATATACTATAATATAACAATACTTATATATAACCCTAGTTTATTTTTAGATCTAATTAACTCCCTTCTGTTGTAAAGCCTAAAAACTTTACAACGGAAGGCACCATTTTCTTAAATAATTTAAAACGAATATTTAATAAATGAGTAAGTAATTTATTAAAACAATGGAAATTAAAAAACAGAGAGTAATTGCTTATTATGATGGTAGTAACTTTTATCATTTAGCTAATGATAATTTTGGACTTAAAGGATTCAATTTTCTTACTTTAACTAAAGATTTATTGCAAATTAATGAAGAATTAAAATTGATAAAGTATTTTACTGCACCAGTGAATCAACAAGAAAAACCAGGTGATGCAGTAAAACAACAGAAATTTTTAGCTTATTTGGAAAAAGAACCCTTAATCAAAGTATACTATGGTAATCTTGTAACAAGAAATTTAGAATCAATTAAGGTACATTGTAATTATTGTAAGAAAGATGTAATCACTGAAGATGTGAATTGTCCAATATGCGCTAGGCTCATAGATTTAGCTTACGCAAAGAAAACAAGAGAAAAAGGGGTTGATGTAAAACTTGCTATAACTTTAATGTTAGATGCTATTGAAGATAAATATGATACTGCTCTACTTATAAGCAGTGATGCAGATTTTGTACCCGCTGTAGAATATATTATCCAACAAAAGAAGAAAAAAGTGGTTTATTGCCATTTTCCTGAACCATTTACCAGCGATTTAGTGCATACTTGTTCAGATACACACCTTTTAACAAAGGATCTCCTTCTGAAGCATCATGTTTAATGCTTTAAACCTGATTTTAATGTTCCCATTTTGTTTTTCAGATACATTTTTAAAGTAATTAAAATCCCAAATCTTCTATGCGGGGATGCCGGAGCGGTCAAACGGGACAGGCTTAGGACCTGTTGGCTTAGTGCCTCCGTGGGTTCGAAACAACCGGTTACGCTCAGTTGACGCGCAAGAGCGTGGCGGGACATTCCTTCGGAAGTCCCGCAGTAGAAAATGTAACTGGTTGGCGAAAGTCCTACTCCCCGCACTTTTTTACAAAAAACTGCGCTAAAAAGAGATGAGACATAAAGCCTCATAACCGCGATATCAAAGTTGCATTGATTTCGCGGTAGTGGAGCCTTGTGCTCCACCTTGCGTATTAATCGAGCGTAACCAATTATTTTAAAAAAAGATGCATTAAAACTAGTCAAGTGGGACATAAAGTCCCACGAAATATCCAAAGATTTTAAACTTGCATCAAAACTAGTCAAGGAGGGCGTAAAGCCCTCCGAACTTAACGAAAAACAAAAACCTGCGCTAAAAAGAGATGCAGCGTAAAGCTCCGTTTTGCAGCGCATCAAAGTTTATTCATGAAATATTCCGCCGGTAAATTGGTATTTTAACTATTATTGCGTGGTATGGATTAATGAATTTGGCGTTAAATTTTCTACTTTATAGTTACATCATAATAGCGCAAGATTTATAAAATAATGGCGCATCTCCAATGATGAAAGCAGTGATTACAGGGAAGTAAGCCTTGAAACTTTCCTCGAGACATAGTGATAGCCGAAACGTTAGAAGTGAATTCTAATTGGAAAGATAGCCCAACAAAAGAACTTGGACAAACACTAAAATGGAGGTGTTTTAATTGAATAAAGCAATAAAGAGAATTATAGCATTAGGAACTGGAGTAGCCATGCTTGGCGCAACAGTGCTTGGTGCTATGGCTGCAGCTGATCTGTCTGCATATCCCAAGCCATTTGTACAGGATGGGAAATTCAACGGACTGATCGTTGTAGGAGCAGGAGCAAAGACTGAGGACGTAATCGGAGCCACAGAAGTTGCCATGAGCCTACAGGCAGCAAATGTAGTGACAAAATCACTACCAGGAACAGCAACAACAGCCGTCGAAGGCGGAGCTGGAGTCCTGACAAGCGGGCAGAAGTTGTACTTAACAGACAACATGACCTCTGTCAAGGAAACCATAACCGCAACAGACCTGCCAGTTTTCCTGAAGAAGGGAACATTAACTGACACAGACGGAACAAGCTATGAATACACACAGCAGATAAAAGTTGTGAACAACAGCGCAATGGTAAAGTTCGGAACACCATCTGGACTCAGCAATGAGCCACAGGTTTACCTTAACTTGCCAGACAACGCAGTTTACACAATGGAACTTGTGTTCCCAACAGCTGTTGATACTCTGAAGCTTGACAACAAGGTAATAACAATATTCGGAAAGGAATACACCTTCGCAGGAACAGATTCCGATCTGAATGCCTCAGGGACAAACGGACTTGTCATGTACGGAAGCGGAGTTGACAAGACCTTAACAGCAGGAGAAGCAGCAACAATATCTGTTTCAGGCGCTGACATCCCAGTTGAAGTGATTGGAGTCAACACAAAGACAACAACAGCAACAGCAACAATAAAAGTCAATGGCGAGCAGCAGGCTGTAACAGCTGGAAGCACCTATCTCCTTGGAGGAGTCAGGGTATATGTAAGAGACATCTTCGCATATACAGTTCCAACAGAACAGGGAGCAGTAAGGCTTTTCGTCGGTTCTGACAAAATCAGAATCAAGGATGGTGCTGAAATCAGAAAGGGCTCAGTAGACATTGACGGAACAGCTGCACGCGTAAGCGCAACAGGCGGAACCTCTGTCTCAAAGATAAGGTTCGATGTTGAGCCATACGGAGTTGACCCAGAAGTGAAATACCTCAAAGAAGGAAAGGAAATGATTGATCCAATCTTTGGAACCTTCAAGGTATCATTCACAGGACCAACACCTGCATTTGAAGCCAGCACAAGGGACAGCATAAAGCTGATGCCAACTGCTGAGGACAAGGCAGCTATTGAGTTCACCAACAGGGCAGGACAGAAGTATTCCAGCTTCAACATCCTGGCGGGCAACGAGACATCAGGAGGAACATTCCTCGTAAAGCACGACGAATATGACATCATAACAGACACAACAACTAATATTGATGTCGGAGACTTCTTTGTTGTCACACCAGGCGGCGGATACTCCCACATTTTCGAGCTGAAGAAGATTGATACAAGCCCGAAGATAATAAGAGTCAAAGACGCTGCAGTTGGCGGAGAGACAAAGGAAATCTCATGGGATGCCACAAGCGGAGCAGGAACATTAAATGTCGACGGTTATGACGTAACCTTGATAGTTAATGACCTTACAACTCCAACAAAGCTGAACAGCACAACTTATGGAACAGACTATGTCTACACCAAGAGCGGAGCAAAGATAACCCTGCCAGCCAACAACGGACATGTGCACATCAGAGAAGAAACTGACTACAATGACGGCACATACAAGTGGGCTAGCGGAACAACTCTCGGCAATGCAGATGTAACTGTTACATTTGCCTACTCATCACAGGCAAGCACCTATGATATGCAGGTAAATGCGCCAACAGGAGAAGGAATTAGCGTCCAGAGCATCGGAAGCACATATGACCAGAGAGCTTTGACCTACTACGGCACATTTGTGAAGTACAACACCAATTCAGACCAGCTTGAATTCTTTTATTCAGGCGAGGCCACACACTTTGGAGTGTACTTTGCACCAACTGCTGCATTAACAACAACAACTGGCGGATCCACATACACAGAAGTGCAAAGGATAGAAGTTGGAGCAGCTGTGCTTGACACAGAAGTGGCTGACTACACAGCACAGAATGTGATTGTTGTAGGAGGACCATGCGTCAACTCCATCGCGGCTGCTTTGATGAAAAACCCAGCTGACTGCACCACAGGATTCGAGCAGGGCAAGGCAATCCTCAAGTTGTATGAAAGCAACGGAAAGGTTGCACTGCTTGTAGCTGGTTATTCAGCAATGGATACCAGAAGGGCTTCAAGAGTCCTTGCTGACTACAGCAAGTACAAGCTCGCAGGCGCTGAAATGGAAGTTACTGGCACAACAATGACTGATATTGCAGTCGCTGTGCCACAGACTGCATAAGTAAGCAAGTGAAGGCTTTGTAAAAAAACAAAATTTTTTATTTTTTTTTATTTTTCTTCTAATTTATTGTTGAAACATATTGAATCTTTATTGTTATAAAAAAGATTCAAGAATGGGCTCATTGGAATTTAACAATATCAAGTTTTAAGAATAGGAACGAGCAGGATTAACACTTTTCTTTGATTCTATTACGCACAAAATCAAAGATTTTGTTGGCTAAATATCTCTTCAATCTTTGTAATAAACTCATCAGCATCATCTAATGCGGTTTTTGCCATTTCTTTGGAAATTGCAGGGGTTGCATCGTATTGCGCAGTTTCTCTCTTTGTCTTTGTCTGGATAAGCTTTGTTATTAA
The nucleotide sequence above comes from Candidatus Woesearchaeota archaeon. Encoded proteins:
- a CDS encoding recombinase family protein, with the protein product MRAAIYVRVSTSKQDADNQLLQLRPYCERSGYEVVCEHSDVMSGKETSRPAYDRLFQEAHQHLFDVVVFWALDRFSRAGTLYTLQKLKELENLGIEWDSYQEPYLRSAGQFKDVVLAVIATVARMERERLSERTKAGINKPGVRERVGKRGKDKRPRSRAGYFKPKKGYLKKSPSPTSEIPAGIL
- a CDS encoding N-6 DNA methylase → MTTNMFCDKSTLKNESDVEQFFTIRLLQKLGYEDKNIKTKKSLSELVVSKGSHKENYKPDYVCFCERKPKIVVDAKHPDEIIDNFTYQVSGYALALNKQFRGENPVRFTILMNGGTFKLYKWDEEESILNMKFEDFSPDNVKYKKLYELISFENIKEQTGKNEIALATFFSKPTVEEVKNAFNKCHQIIWKKEKISPTDAFYEFSKIIFVKLNEDKRIRAIIDAGREPKRNDFKFSMDWLEERETETENPLSSILFAELQKILQEQIEKNKKKPIFTPNEGIDLHTETIAEVVKVLQNYDLYSIDEDLNGRMFETFLNATIRGRELGQYFTPRKAVKFMTKLANLRIRRVNGEIEIDSVMDACCGSGGFLIDAMADLLDKVQDNPALKPYKKEALEAIQTEAIFGIEANPKISRIARMNMYVHGDGGSRIYCSDSLDKEITIRSGTKPELKREIEELKNIIVTKNRKFKVVLSNPPFSMSYRKKEKGEKAILEQYGSTNEKENLTFEAGTQKLKASVKSNVLFIARYADLLEEGGKLLIVLDNSVLNTFSHKEYRDFIRRNYLIKAVFQLPTHMFVNQEAGGITSILYLEKRKSEQQEQPCVFARVIDNVGHNVSGKEESTDDFDIVLKEYERYEREGKLFLGGEKPIREYENDHLFLISPERLTDRIDVFFHQPSYNRLLKTLNERERKGTCILKKLADYSRIQIPVTSEDDVEDDREYKYIEISAIDKERGFIVPDGWEMGTRKELAARAKLPIRENDVLFSKPFRSLKKVVIIPKELDNQLASNGFYGIRPQDYAEASLLWAIFRSDIIQKQFFHLCSGYTQRELNDEYLKENLIIPIPKDKDKITKAIMLNIEKAKHARAQEIEAITQILEAPKIIFK
- a CDS encoding winged helix-turn-helix domain-containing protein, encoding MKKKWTKTQKLILKAMYQEHRPMSMMEISKLAGVSWVTVKKHIPKLMVKNVVILYKQGKRKYYKFNYQEVS
- a CDS encoding transposase, producing METTFSVDSTGFGTSVFQRWFSFRHQREISSRKWVKCHFINGTKTNIVTGVKITTEFDNDCPELPELVRATAQHFEMDEVSADKAYLSQENMEQIAEQGATPFIPFKSNSKARNNGAVWKRMYHFFMLNNEEFLQHYHRRSNAETTVNMIKSKFGDSVRSKEWTAQVNEVLCKIICHNICVVIQEMHELGIEPLFCVESQASV
- a CDS encoding NUDIX domain-containing protein — protein: MTDKFEKEVLVVPRAKLFLEDEFTGFREMKGAEYLKRIKNSFEFIKRGLAETNPSYKQIIPYAVIANKKKGKAYLYTRGAGKGYSEKRLYSKGSMGVGGHIEHEDCNEGEKGFLEKAMLREISEEISIKGKMEYKLFGFINFENTEVSRVHFGVVYLVETDAEEVSFNNEEIASGKMISGEELEKAAGEMELEEWTEILIAPIKKYLAEKVQARKKEKGIKELSRK
- a CDS encoding NYN domain-containing protein, translating into MEIKKQRVIAYYDGSNFYHLANDNFGLKGFNFLTLTKDLLQINEELKLIKYFTAPVNQQEKPGDAVKQQKFLAYLEKEPLIKVYYGNLVTRNLESIKVHCNYCKKDVITEDVNCPICARLIDLAYAKKTREKGVDVKLAITLMLDAIEDKYDTALLISSDADFVPAVEYIIQQKKKKVVYCHFPEPFTSDLVHTCSDTHLLTKDLLLKHHV
- a CDS encoding S-layer protein: MNKAIKRIIALGTGVAMLGATVLGAMAAADLSAYPKPFVQDGKFNGLIVVGAGAKTEDVIGATEVAMSLQAANVVTKSLPGTATTAVEGGAGVLTSGQKLYLTDNMTSVKETITATDLPVFLKKGTLTDTDGTSYEYTQQIKVVNNSAMVKFGTPSGLSNEPQVYLNLPDNAVYTMELVFPTAVDTLKLDNKVITIFGKEYTFAGTDSDLNASGTNGLVMYGSGVDKTLTAGEAATISVSGADIPVEVIGVNTKTTTATATIKVNGEQQAVTAGSTYLLGGVRVYVRDIFAYTVPTEQGAVRLFVGSDKIRIKDGAEIRKGSVDIDGTAARVSATGGTSVSKIRFDVEPYGVDPEVKYLKEGKEMIDPIFGTFKVSFTGPTPAFEASTRDSIKLMPTAEDKAAIEFTNRAGQKYSSFNILAGNETSGGTFLVKHDEYDIITDTTTNIDVGDFFVVTPGGGYSHIFELKKIDTSPKIIRVKDAAVGGETKEISWDATSGAGTLNVDGYDVTLIVNDLTTPTKLNSTTYGTDYVYTKSGAKITLPANNGHVHIREETDYNDGTYKWASGTTLGNADVTVTFAYSSQASTYDMQVNAPTGEGISVQSIGSTYDQRALTYYGTFVKYNTNSDQLEFFYSGEATHFGVYFAPTAALTTTTGGSTYTEVQRIEVGAAVLDTEVADYTAQNVIVVGGPCVNSIAAALMKNPADCTTGFEQGKAILKLYESNGKVALLVAGYSAMDTRRASRVLADYSKYKLAGAEMEVTGTTMTDIAVAVPQTA